In Miscanthus floridulus cultivar M001 chromosome 5, ASM1932011v1, whole genome shotgun sequence, one genomic interval encodes:
- the LOC136453968 gene encoding serine/threonine-protein kinase-like protein ACR4, with protein MSGLLAAALGAAAGGFALLVIVVVVIVLCLRHRKRTSDSSESSSSGQALPESQGARCLSLEELNFATRYFSNANLIGQGTFGEVYKGLLQDGTIVAVKRRHSPPSQEFIQEVNYLASLCHRNLVKLLGYCQEDGMQMLVYEYIPNGSVSTHLHGNSHAAGLRLEFKQRLSIAHGTAKGLSHLHSLTPPAVHMNFKTSNVLVDEDFVPKVADTGIPGMLDRLGVTGLSSRTSTDPFVDPRMKEAMNLNFSIQSDVYSFGVFLLELVSGRKAASDQSIIQWVQNFQESSDISVIADNRMASGFTSESMKELLRLTSWCVNPMSEQRPSMSLVEAEIHRIREQEISLTTVMTEGTPTVTLGSQLFRTSR; from the exons ATGTCAGGActtcttgcagcagctctagGAGCTGCGGCAGGAGGCTTTGCACTACTAGTTATTGTCGTCGTCGTAATAGTGCTTTGCCTACGGCATCGCAAAAGAACTTCAGACTCTTCAGAAAGTAGTTCATCAGGTCAAGCTCTACCAG AGTCGCAAGGAGCAAGATGTCTTAGTTTGGAGGAATTGAATTTTGCTACAAGGTACTTCAGCAATGCGAATCTTATTGGACAAGGAACATTTGGAGAGGTATACAAGGGTTTGCTCCAGGATGGCACAATAGTAGCTGTTAAAAGACGGCATTCTCCTCCTAGCCAGGAATTCATTCAAGAG GTTAATTACCTAGCATCTCTCTGTCACCGAAACCTTGTAAAACTTTTGGGGTACTGCCAGGAGGATGGCATGCAGATGCTTGTTTATGAGTATATCCCCAATGGCAGTGTCTCAACACATTTACATG GTAACAGCCATGCTGCAGGTTTAAGGTTAGAATTCAAGCAGAGACTTTCTATTGCTCATGGCACAGCTAAAG GTCTGAGTCACCTGCACTCGCTGACACCCCCTGCGGTCCATATGAACTTCAAAACTTCTAATGTACTTGTGGATGAGGATTTCGTACCAAAAGTTGCAGATACTGGGATTCCAGGCATGCTTGATCGACTTGGTGTTACAGGACTGTCTTCCAGAACATCTACTGATCCTTTCGTTGATCCTCG AATGAAAGAAGCCATGAACTTGAACTTTTCCATACAAAGTGATGTATACAGTTTCGGTGTTTTCCTTCTGGAGTTGGTTAGCGGACGGAAAGCTGCATCTGATCAAAGCATCATTCAATGG GTACAGAACTTCCAGGAATCAAGTGATATCTCCGTGATTGCAGACAACAGAATGGCCAGTGGCTTTACCTCAGAAAGCATGAAGGAACTGCTGCGCTTGACATCATGGTGTGTTAATCCAATGAGCGAGCAGCGTCCGTCGATGAGCTTGGTGGAGGCTGAAATACACCGGATTCGCGAGCAGGAGATCAGCCTCACAACAGTCATGACAGAAGGCACCCCAACCGTGACTCTAGGCAGTCAGCTCTTCAGAACATCAAGGTGA